Proteins encoded in a region of the Anopheles aquasalis chromosome 2, idAnoAquaMG_Q_19, whole genome shotgun sequence genome:
- the LOC126571163 gene encoding CLIP domain-containing serine protease 14D-like, translating into MAADRVVWLLLLLQIGFRCSPSTGAPLIDEQCEPAKGVLLAPEDCGQFHNQLNNKTARICCPVFQNDPSCGKVSRFDATAVIYDSRETHLDQFPWATIIMPRWQWQISCSGSLINRNFVLSAAHCFQAPMRLNNKRHQYKAVFGDWDVLTDEDCKYVRGELECNGPIQHRQIAGILNHPLYDHWADQFLHDIALLKLERPIEYESHIGPVCLPSYSSVMPEIAGRNYTATGWGKTRTWGGLRRKLKVTMVARNVSVCARAYGINSPEVAQVQLCVGGEPRKDVCHGDSGGALMQRENADRWTQVGIISFGSKKCGKALPGVYTNLARYTDWIQASIETLEKADDQQMETTSTAKGISTTEMTSTTEVTSTTETSSDSEEASQSDEMD; encoded by the exons ATGGCTGCAGATCGTGTTGTGTggctattgttgttgctacaaATCGGGTTCCGTTGCAGCCCTAGTACCGGTGCACCACTGATCGACGAACAGTGTGAACCCGCGAAAGGTGTACTGCTGGCTCCGGAAGACTGTGGCCAATTCCACAATCAGTTGAACAACAAGACGGCCCGTATCTGCTGTCCGGTGTTCCAGAATGACCCATCCTGCGGTAAAGTGTCACGCTTTGACGCTACGGCCGTCATCTACGATAGTCGCGAGACACACCTGGATCAGTTCCCGTGGGCCACGATCATCATGCCGCGCTGGCAGTGGCAGATCAGCTGCAGTGGTTCTCTGATCAATCGGAACTTTGTCCTATCGGCGGCCCATTGCTTCCAGGCGCCCATGAGACTAAACAACAA ACGTCATCAGTACAAGGCCGTGTTTGGCGATTGGGATGTCCTGACGGACGAGGACTGCAAGTACGTGCGCGGTGAGCTCGAATGCAACGGACCAATCCAACACCGCCAGATCGCCGGGATCCTCAACCATCCACTGTACGATCATTGGGCCGATCAGTTCCTCCATGACATTGCGTTGCTTAAGCTAGAACGGCCGATCGAGTACGAGAGCCATATTGGACCGGTCTGTCTGCCGAGCTACTCGTCCGTAATGCCAGAGATTGCCGGACGCAACTACACGGCCACTGGTTGGGGGAAGACGCGTACCTGGGGTGGACTTCGGCGTAAGCTCAAAGTAACGATGGTCGCCCGGAATGTGAGCGTGTGCGCGAGGGCCTACGGCATCAATTCACCGGAAGTGGCCCAGGTTCAGCTGTGCGTTGGTGGAGAACCGAGAAAGGATGTGTGCCACGGAGACTCGGGTGGTGCGCTGATGCAGCGGGAAAATGCTGATCGTTGGACGCAGGTCGGTATTATCAGTTTTGGGTCGAAGAAATGCGGAAAAGCACTGCCGGGGGTGTACACCAATTTGGCACGCTACACCGACTGGATCCAGGCTTCGATTGAGACGTTGGAGAAGGCTGATGACCAACAAATGGAAACAACGTCCACAGCGAAAGGGATTTCCACAACGGAAATGACGTCCACAACGGAAGTGACATCTACAACAGAAACATCATCCGATTCAGAAGAGGCATCGCAAAGCGACGAAATGGATTGA